From a region of the Candidatus Brocadia sp. genome:
- a CDS encoding tetratricopeptide repeat protein, which translates to MLTKKWFMCIWIILSYVPSLIGDDHIDTHKIVKPLSLESKKVLAKPEMSNDIERLLLRPVKLEKEKTTIANQESVDYMFKPETEQNIEGITSILSAEKRKLNELENEYSKLEKELLGGVDAKNADLSVSKGSESSSASFSNDKVISVEKSEKKYPMKNTISSVGSSSDKPRVTKDEKLEKGISENLSYRLSKVVGNGKLLDVAECFYKLGEYNDALQTYKLITSSDVSLDQYRWTQYQIANCYRNMREFDLALSEYQRFVNQYPTGDLIESAEWYIDDVNWWKSWCEKNAVNNRRNLEISKIHKSE; encoded by the coding sequence ATGTTAACAAAAAAATGGTTCATGTGTATTTGGATTATCCTATCGTATGTGCCTTCCCTGATTGGCGATGATCATATCGATACGCATAAAATAGTCAAACCCCTTTCATTAGAATCAAAGAAAGTACTTGCCAAACCAGAGATGAGTAACGATATTGAAAGGCTCTTACTAAGACCAGTTAAATTAGAGAAGGAAAAGACAACCATCGCAAATCAGGAATCAGTGGATTACATGTTCAAACCAGAAACTGAGCAAAATATAGAAGGGATAACATCAATTCTTAGTGCGGAAAAAAGGAAGCTTAACGAATTAGAGAATGAGTATAGCAAATTAGAAAAAGAGTTGCTGGGAGGTGTTGATGCAAAAAATGCTGATTTGAGTGTGAGTAAGGGGAGCGAATCAAGTTCCGCTTCCTTTAGTAACGATAAAGTAATATCTGTTGAGAAATCGGAAAAAAAGTATCCAATGAAAAATACAATTTCAAGTGTTGGTAGTTCGTCTGATAAACCGCGCGTTACTAAAGATGAAAAGCTAGAGAAGGGTATAAGTGAAAATTTAAGCTACCGGTTGTCAAAGGTAGTTGGCAATGGGAAATTACTAGATGTTGCGGAATGTTTTTATAAATTAGGTGAGTACAATGACGCATTGCAGACATATAAGTTAATTACTTCGTCGGATGTTTCATTAGACCAATATAGATGGACACAGTATCAGATAGCAAATTGTTATAGAAACATGAGAGAATTTGATCTTGCCCTTAGTGAGTACCAGCGCTTTGTTAACCAGTATCCAACTGGTGATCTAATAGAATCGGCAGAATGGTATATTGACGATGTAAATTGGTGGAAATCCTGGTGTGAGAAGAATGCAGTAAACAATCGTCGTAATTTAGAGATATCAAAAATTCACAAATCAGAATAA
- a CDS encoding sigma-54 dependent transcriptional regulator, which translates to MSIEKVLVIDDDLLGREYLAETVTRNGYEVALASDGLQALASFSKNGCDLVFLDMKMPGMCGMEVLERIKTISPETVVVLMTAYGTIETAVEAMKKGAYDYIIKPFSPDQVELVIARVNERQKLIMENRYWRSNANVDEKMNPVFSTNSKMLQIYEQINRIAQSKASVLVQGESGTGKELVARAIHFHSNRYEKPFIRVNCAALTETLLESELFGHERGAYTGAISKHMGRFELANDGTLLLDEISEISPNIQAKLLRVLEEEEFERVGGEKTIKVDVRIVATTNRNLLEEIRKGAFREDLYYRLNVVPIYLPPLRERREDIPLLVNHYLKKYSLENSTIVKSIDTATMDYLCQYNWPGNVRELKNVIQRAVVMNSSDGLQLEQFSDLCIHQDTKRLEDIWTDGKAIEDVERDLIYSTLEKTGGNKTRAAELLKITTRTLRNKLNKYDAADKSLYQRETISCEK; encoded by the coding sequence ATGAGTATAGAAAAAGTATTGGTGATAGATGATGATCTTTTGGGTCGCGAGTATTTAGCAGAGACCGTGACAAGAAATGGCTACGAAGTAGCATTGGCAAGTGATGGACTACAAGCGCTTGCCAGTTTTAGTAAAAATGGATGTGATCTCGTTTTTTTGGATATGAAGATGCCGGGAATGTGTGGTATGGAGGTTCTTGAAAGAATAAAAACCATTTCTCCCGAAACAGTCGTCGTTCTTATGACAGCTTATGGAACAATAGAGACTGCAGTTGAAGCAATGAAAAAAGGCGCATATGATTATATAATCAAACCATTTTCACCTGACCAAGTAGAGCTTGTAATTGCGAGGGTTAACGAACGGCAAAAGTTGATTATGGAAAATAGATATTGGAGGTCTAATGCTAACGTCGATGAAAAAATGAACCCAGTATTTTCTACAAATTCTAAGATGCTCCAAATATACGAACAGATTAATAGGATTGCGCAAAGCAAGGCAAGTGTTCTTGTTCAAGGGGAAAGCGGTACTGGGAAAGAACTTGTTGCGCGCGCAATACATTTTCATAGCAACCGATATGAAAAGCCTTTCATTCGGGTTAATTGTGCAGCTTTGACCGAAACACTCCTTGAAAGCGAACTATTTGGGCATGAACGTGGTGCCTATACTGGAGCAATTTCAAAGCACATGGGACGCTTTGAGCTAGCAAATGACGGCACACTGTTGCTTGATGAGATCAGCGAAATATCGCCAAATATACAAGCTAAATTACTAAGAGTCCTTGAGGAAGAAGAGTTTGAGCGAGTGGGTGGTGAAAAAACGATAAAGGTTGATGTAAGGATTGTTGCAACTACAAACAGAAACTTACTAGAAGAGATTCGTAAAGGTGCATTTCGTGAAGACCTCTACTATAGACTGAATGTTGTTCCCATCTATTTGCCGCCCTTACGAGAAAGACGAGAGGATATACCCTTGCTGGTAAACCACTATCTTAAAAAATATAGCCTTGAAAATAGCACAATTGTTAAGTCTATAGATACGGCAACCATGGATTATTTGTGTCAATACAATTGGCCAGGAAATGTAAGAGAATTAAAAAATGTTATTCAAAGAGCTGTGGTTATGAATTCTTCCGATGGACTTCAATTAGAGCAGTTTAGCGATCTTTGTATCCATCAGGATACAAAGAGGTTAGAAGACATATGGACTGATGGAAAAGCAATTGAGGATGTTGAAAGAGATTTAATTTACAGTACATTGGAAAAAACGGGTGGGAATAAAACTCGGGCTGCTGAGTTACTTAAAATTACAACAAGGACATTGCGCAATAAACTTAACAAATATGATGCAGCAGACAAGTCTTTATATCAGCGAGAAACAATTTCCTGTGAGAAATGA
- the flgB gene encoding flagellar basal body rod protein FlgB, with product MITDVDKSISLLGKMLDVSAIKHKVIANNIANINTPGYKKMEVSFSDQLEKVLRDTSVDKFDTFQPKIVIAEKEKNETVRNDGNNVDVDKEISSLMKNTLSYNIYSQLLAKKMELVKSAIENSRV from the coding sequence ATGATTACAGATGTAGATAAAAGCATTAGCTTGCTGGGGAAGATGTTAGATGTTTCTGCAATCAAACACAAGGTTATTGCAAACAATATTGCAAATATTAATACCCCCGGATACAAAAAGATGGAGGTTAGTTTTTCAGATCAGCTTGAAAAAGTATTAAGAGACACCTCTGTGGACAAATTTGATACCTTTCAGCCAAAAATTGTTATTGCAGAAAAAGAAAAAAATGAAACTGTTCGAAATGATGGCAATAATGTTGACGTGGATAAAGAGATTTCATCTTTGATGAAAAATACACTCTCTTATAATATATATTCACAGTTACTTGCAAAGAAGATGGAACTAGTAAAATCCGCAATAGAGAATTCAAGGGTTTAA
- a CDS encoding ATP-binding protein: MTETTSLNPMALKCDTELATAFHLFNQYTQRLEESYNQLQRRVKEIDREMALANARLKDKVQELDSLTKYLNNLLSSIHSGVIAVNMEGKVSTVNTATEKILKLPKLDFVGKKVEEIFKNSDGSTSLLQVALEKKKDCIDVERKIVTSQGVTKLIESSVSLIKDANENTVGAVEIFRDLSEIRELEKRLRNADKLAAIGAMAASVAHEIRNPLNGIEGFSALLSRDFDDSDPRKKLVNNIIQGTKNLNKTITELLVFARPLRMNLKNSKISEILNKTLFFVAEDIKQKSVQNINIRKEYSCNVDGLTCDPEKLQQAFLNLCLNALQSMPHGGSLSVFTRSYEVDGFEGVQVGIRDTGIGIKKEVIHKIFDPFFTTKQEGTGLGLAIVSKIVDAHNGKISVESQENIGTTFYVHLPTKSAYEIDTFGSTWENNEYLVSQYL; encoded by the coding sequence ATGACGGAAACCACATCTTTAAATCCAATGGCACTGAAGTGCGATACCGAACTTGCCACAGCATTCCACTTATTTAATCAGTATACACAGCGCCTGGAAGAATCTTATAATCAACTTCAAAGAAGGGTTAAAGAGATTGATAGGGAAATGGCGTTGGCAAATGCACGCTTAAAGGACAAAGTACAAGAGCTTGATAGTTTAACAAAATATTTGAACAATCTCTTAAGCAGTATTCATAGTGGGGTTATAGCGGTAAATATGGAAGGAAAAGTGTCGACTGTTAATACAGCAACTGAAAAAATATTAAAATTGCCTAAGTTAGATTTTGTGGGAAAAAAAGTTGAGGAGATCTTTAAAAATAGTGATGGGAGTACTTCGTTATTGCAAGTGGCTCTTGAGAAAAAAAAGGACTGTATCGATGTCGAACGGAAGATAGTGACAAGTCAAGGAGTCACAAAATTGATCGAAAGTAGTGTGTCATTAATTAAAGATGCAAATGAAAATACGGTAGGTGCTGTAGAGATATTTAGAGATTTGTCTGAAATTCGGGAACTAGAGAAGCGACTGAGAAATGCGGATAAATTAGCCGCGATTGGTGCCATGGCGGCATCTGTTGCCCATGAAATCCGAAATCCTCTTAATGGAATAGAGGGATTTTCCGCTTTGCTTTCGCGAGATTTTGATGATTCAGACCCAAGAAAAAAACTAGTAAACAATATCATACAGGGTACAAAGAATTTAAATAAGACAATAACGGAGCTGCTCGTTTTTGCCCGTCCGCTTAGAATGAATTTAAAAAACAGTAAAATTTCCGAGATATTGAACAAAACGCTTTTCTTTGTGGCGGAGGATATAAAACAAAAGAGTGTGCAGAATATCAATATTCGAAAAGAATACAGTTGTAATGTGGATGGTTTAACGTGTGATCCTGAAAAATTACAACAGGCTTTTTTAAATCTTTGCTTAAATGCACTCCAATCTATGCCTCATGGGGGTAGTTTGAGTGTATTTACACGTTCGTATGAGGTCGATGGATTTGAAGGTGTTCAAGTCGGAATAAGGGATACGGGGATTGGTATAAAAAAAGAAGTCATTCATAAAATATTTGACCCCTTTTTTACAACTAAACAAGAAGGAACCGGTTTGGGTTTGGCAATTGTGAGTAAGATTGTTGATGCCCACAACGGCAAGATTTCAGTTGAAAGCCAAGAGAACATCGGGACAACATTTTATGTTCATTTACCGACAAAAAGTGCTTATGAAATAGATACCTTTGGTAGTACCTGGGAGAATAATGAATATTTAGTATCACAGTATTTATAA
- a CDS encoding tetratricopeptide repeat protein: MKRRLLFEVPLFLYVVLMIQSFTYVQGEQVENSLYNMQEKLAIEKHNLEKLRTQLQILKTNDEDEKLGQRTGFQTHKPTNGSGGNSSSIVITPNENIVITKEIGEYDVPVYSIDAAQVKIIDVLQALSASFGKSILVDDELDPTHLASYVNISIKKSPLQDIIEVLLGLQGLEFIQDEDAIFVTSMAKLMLDTPFEYYRDKSIQLYQKAQIKYPNDRRIVKAYFELGNYYYELGFYFLALQEYQIVVGKYRGSQEAKDALFKIGRCYDKLKDSESARRAYFQFLCSYPKDPLASEAFLSIGDSLAEQGFYHKAIDIYSKIIREHAENESGTAVDAQFRMAKTCMQMGDYRAAIPLFLKVRWKHFSEQTRLAIEYYIGNCLYLLNEYQDAGNVMANYLASGQGLEFAEDAGFLLGECLYRQNNYIGAFQIFRKTIEDYPKSNKIPYGMYYMGKCLMAMNMAKSAIKVFYDGIQSYSADVYAAKMALEIGKCYFDKEDYWLAYNAFGAFVKEYPNDEFAFEGMLGIADSLFHDKKYEEAINNYYGLLKMVNDGQIKRYVFNRIGECYKHLGKLEDAIKAYRQSLDNDENANQLNLRRDDSLGFATSNLQHM; the protein is encoded by the coding sequence ATGAAGAGAAGATTATTGTTTGAGGTACCTTTGTTTTTGTATGTTGTTTTGATGATACAAAGTTTTACTTATGTACAAGGAGAACAAGTTGAAAACAGTTTGTATAATATGCAAGAGAAACTAGCTATTGAAAAGCATAATTTGGAAAAACTGAGGACCCAATTACAAATACTTAAGACAAATGATGAAGATGAAAAACTTGGGCAAAGAACGGGCTTTCAAACCCATAAACCAACGAATGGTAGTGGAGGCAATAGCTCCTCGATTGTAATAACCCCAAATGAGAATATTGTGATTACAAAAGAAATAGGCGAGTATGATGTTCCTGTATACTCAATTGACGCAGCTCAAGTAAAAATAATAGACGTATTACAAGCGTTGTCTGCAAGTTTTGGTAAAAGTATTCTTGTTGATGACGAGTTAGATCCTACCCATTTAGCATCTTACGTAAATATTTCAATTAAAAAAAGTCCTTTGCAAGACATAATAGAGGTTTTGTTGGGATTACAAGGCTTGGAATTCATTCAAGATGAGGATGCTATATTTGTTACATCTATGGCGAAACTCATGCTTGATACACCTTTTGAGTATTATAGAGATAAGAGCATTCAATTATATCAAAAAGCACAGATAAAATATCCAAACGACCGGAGGATCGTAAAGGCATATTTTGAATTGGGGAATTATTATTATGAACTCGGTTTTTATTTTCTTGCATTGCAGGAATATCAGATTGTTGTGGGAAAATATAGAGGCAGTCAAGAAGCAAAGGATGCGCTCTTCAAAATAGGCCGGTGCTATGACAAGCTGAAAGATTCAGAAAGTGCACGACGAGCCTACTTCCAATTTTTGTGTAGTTATCCAAAAGATCCTTTGGCCAGTGAAGCGTTTCTATCAATTGGTGACTCATTGGCAGAGCAAGGTTTCTACCACAAAGCTATAGATATCTACAGCAAGATTATTCGTGAACATGCCGAAAATGAATCTGGTACTGCTGTCGATGCGCAATTCAGAATGGCAAAAACTTGTATGCAGATGGGTGATTATAGGGCTGCAATACCGTTGTTCTTGAAGGTGAGGTGGAAACATTTTTCGGAGCAAACAAGACTGGCAATTGAGTATTATATTGGCAATTGCCTGTATTTATTAAATGAATATCAGGATGCTGGTAATGTAATGGCAAATTATTTGGCAAGTGGTCAGGGCTTAGAATTTGCGGAAGATGCAGGTTTTTTGCTTGGAGAATGCTTATACCGACAGAATAATTATATAGGTGCGTTTCAAATATTTAGAAAAACAATTGAGGATTATCCAAAGAGCAATAAAATACCTTATGGAATGTACTATATGGGGAAATGCCTTATGGCAATGAATATGGCTAAGTCTGCAATAAAAGTGTTTTATGATGGAATACAATCATATTCTGCAGATGTTTACGCAGCTAAAATGGCATTAGAGATAGGGAAATGTTATTTTGATAAGGAAGATTATTGGCTGGCATACAATGCATTTGGTGCCTTTGTAAAAGAGTATCCTAATGATGAGTTTGCATTTGAAGGCATGCTTGGAATAGCGGATTCGCTTTTTCATGATAAAAAGTATGAAGAAGCGATCAATAATTATTACGGATTGCTGAAAATGGTTAATGATGGTCAGATAAAACGCTATGTATTTAATCGTATAGGAGAGTGTTATAAACACTTGGGAAAGTTAGAAGATGCAATAAAAGCATATAGACAAAGTTTGGATAATGATGAAAATGCAAATCAGCTGAACTTGCGTAGAGATGACTCCCTGGGTTTTGCCACGAGTAACTTGCAGCATATGTAG
- the fliG gene encoding flagellar motor switch protein FliG has product MVNLKGIQKVAILLSTLDADTATEVIKEFSDEQIAAITAAMTDIERIDKEVVEKVLFDLSTELKSNEKVVKYDNNSFKKLLEKAIGVQKSEEIITSVEEGALFPAPFYAIRESSDEDVLRILVGEHPQTIALVLSYINSQRAAKILANFPTELQSEIIMRIATMETPPTKLLLQVNEVVVSKIKSDDRRQKTPTKKKYKLASEIIGNMEGTADKNVIDQISYKNPELAEEIKKLLFTFDDIVNVQDEALRKILAEVDNNVIALALKTATPEIEEKFFKNMSKRVGDSVREVKDLLGPRLLSEVEAAQQQIVDAIKRLETKGEAVLKKKGAKGSVDKFV; this is encoded by the coding sequence ATGGTAAATTTAAAAGGAATCCAGAAGGTGGCAATCTTGTTATCGACTCTTGATGCTGATACGGCGACAGAGGTAATTAAGGAATTTAGTGATGAGCAAATCGCAGCAATAACTGCGGCAATGACTGATATTGAGCGGATTGATAAGGAAGTTGTCGAGAAAGTGCTTTTTGATTTATCAACTGAATTAAAATCGAATGAAAAGGTTGTAAAATATGACAACAATTCCTTTAAAAAACTTCTTGAAAAGGCGATAGGCGTTCAAAAAAGCGAAGAAATAATAACTAGTGTTGAAGAAGGAGCATTATTCCCCGCGCCTTTTTACGCAATAAGAGAGTCGAGCGATGAAGATGTATTGCGCATACTTGTCGGCGAGCATCCACAAACAATTGCGTTAGTATTGTCCTATATTAATTCACAGCGTGCAGCAAAAATATTAGCGAATTTTCCAACGGAACTCCAGTCGGAAATTATTATGAGAATAGCCACAATGGAAACACCTCCTACAAAATTATTATTGCAGGTAAATGAAGTTGTTGTATCAAAGATAAAAAGTGACGACCGTCGGCAAAAAACACCAACGAAGAAAAAATACAAACTCGCTTCTGAAATAATCGGTAATATGGAAGGAACTGCAGACAAAAACGTTATAGATCAAATAAGTTACAAAAACCCAGAACTTGCGGAAGAGATTAAAAAATTGTTGTTTACCTTTGACGATATCGTCAATGTGCAGGACGAGGCGTTAAGAAAAATTCTAGCAGAGGTAGACAATAATGTAATCGCTCTGGCATTAAAAACTGCAACCCCAGAGATTGAGGAAAAGTTTTTTAAAAATATGTCCAAACGCGTTGGAGATTCGGTAAGAGAGGTGAAGGACTTGTTAGGACCAAGGCTTTTGTCTGAAGTAGAGGCCGCACAACAACAGATTGTTGATGCAATAAAACGACTCGAAACAAAAGGCGAAGCAGTATTGAAAAAGAAGGGTGCAAAAGGGAGCGTCGATAAATTTGTATGA
- a CDS encoding FliI/YscN family ATPase, whose translation MIKQRIHFEQYRKHLSDVIPVRYAGKVVHVAGLVIEANGPSVPIGDLCYIHINNGHAPIPAEVVGFKEKRILLMPIGELDRIRPDAHVTASGLPMRIKVGMRLMGRIVGGLGEAIDGKGSIDAGEYRSIYNSPPDPLTRNRIKEVLRTGVRVLDGLCTCGKGQRMGIFAGSGVGKSTLMGMIARNSEADVNVIALIGERGREVREFVEKNLGLDGQKKSVIVSVTSDKPALLRVKGAYIASTIAEYFRDQGMQVMLLVDSVTRFANAQREIGLAIGEPPTVKGYPPSVFALLPKLLERSGTGLKGNITGLYTVLVDGDDMNEPIADAVRGILDGHLVLSRMLANQNHYPAIDILESISRCMDDIVPLEHKKAATELKSLYATYKESEDLINIGAYAKGSNSKVDYSISMIDRIKEYLKQEVVEEIKFDDAVARLINLFANNEGMKRNTVSKMERQV comes from the coding sequence ATGATAAAACAGCGCATTCATTTTGAGCAATATCGAAAACACTTGTCGGACGTGATCCCTGTCAGATACGCGGGTAAAGTGGTTCATGTTGCAGGTTTGGTGATTGAAGCGAATGGTCCTTCCGTGCCTATCGGAGATTTATGTTATATTCACATAAACAATGGGCATGCGCCGATACCGGCAGAAGTTGTAGGCTTCAAAGAGAAAAGGATACTTTTAATGCCTATCGGTGAATTAGACAGAATCAGACCGGATGCTCATGTTACTGCTTCCGGATTACCCATGAGGATTAAGGTAGGAATGAGACTGATGGGTCGTATTGTTGGAGGCCTTGGTGAAGCAATAGACGGGAAGGGTTCAATAGATGCCGGGGAATATCGCTCGATCTATAATTCTCCACCTGACCCACTAACCAGAAACAGGATTAAAGAAGTGCTAAGGACAGGAGTTCGTGTGCTGGATGGATTATGTACCTGTGGAAAAGGACAAAGAATGGGGATATTTGCGGGTAGTGGGGTGGGAAAAAGCACCTTGATGGGAATGATTGCGAGAAATTCTGAGGCTGATGTAAATGTTATTGCCCTTATTGGTGAAAGAGGAAGAGAAGTTCGTGAATTTGTTGAAAAAAATCTTGGTTTGGACGGACAAAAAAAATCTGTAATAGTTTCTGTTACGTCTGATAAACCGGCTCTACTGAGAGTTAAAGGAGCGTATATAGCTTCTACCATTGCCGAATATTTTCGGGACCAGGGCATGCAGGTGATGTTGCTGGTGGATTCTGTTACAAGATTCGCCAATGCGCAGCGTGAAATTGGTTTGGCGATAGGAGAGCCTCCTACCGTGAAAGGTTACCCACCATCTGTGTTTGCTTTATTGCCAAAACTTTTAGAGCGATCCGGAACTGGCTTAAAAGGGAATATTACAGGTCTATATACGGTGCTAGTGGATGGTGATGACATGAATGAACCTATTGCAGATGCCGTCAGAGGTATTCTTGATGGACACCTTGTGCTATCAAGGATGCTGGCCAACCAAAATCATTATCCTGCCATTGATATTTTGGAAAGTATCAGCAGATGTATGGATGATATTGTTCCCTTGGAACACAAGAAGGCAGCGACAGAACTTAAATCATTATATGCAACGTATAAAGAATCAGAAGACCTGATTAATATAGGGGCATATGCCAAAGGGAGTAATTCAAAAGTTGATTATTCGATCTCTATGATTGATCGAATAAAGGAGTATCTGAAACAAGAGGTGGTGGAGGAAATCAAGTTTGATGATGCTGTTGCCAGGCTAATAAACTTGTTTGCGAACAATGAGGGAATGAAAAGGAATACTGTTTCTAAGATGGAAAGACAAGTCTAA
- the fliF gene encoding flagellar M-ring protein FliF, protein MNFDLKKTMNQFGNIWNEISFSHKFIMIMMTIGFIGSIIGVTQWARKPDLGLLYGELNPKESGEIIAVLKEENIHYQISGNGTSILVPTEKIHEIRLKLASKGLPREESGYELLDKVGFGTSDFVQRVNYRRAIQGELAKTIRHLDYVEWAQVHLAMPEASLFVEDEKPSTASVILKLRTKSGGVLKPEQVSSITHLVSSSVEGLRPENVTITDTRGNLLSQKESSSSNAGASNDQLEVKKKIEEYFVAKAQDLLDRIVGVGKSVVRVSADLDFKHIDEKLVDYDPERRVPKVQTVTTRVSGGAPFSGGGMPGMQANLNLSQSGIIQSVGSSEEEETAQTQYELSKTERIIADHGASLKRLSVAVLVDGTYEENKSDDGKIEKTYVSRNKEDMTRIASLVKQAIGIDESGNRNDGFEIQNVQFYEPSYEQEEAAMKKEQQKEFMIKMAKNGSLAITVLAFLMFVMRNMKKLRNAKRSDTRDYNFQALAKGTNTAEREKMHGVAKEIDSEELQAELRSKILTDIRKDPSSTANSLKKWIVADLASGNK, encoded by the coding sequence ATGAATTTCGATTTAAAAAAAACAATGAATCAATTTGGAAACATCTGGAATGAAATCAGTTTTTCGCACAAATTCATTATGATAATGATGACTATTGGGTTTATAGGAAGCATCATTGGAGTAACCCAGTGGGCAAGGAAGCCTGATTTAGGATTGTTATATGGGGAACTTAATCCAAAAGAGAGTGGCGAAATTATAGCAGTGCTTAAGGAAGAAAACATTCATTATCAAATAAGTGGTAATGGAACTAGTATCCTAGTTCCCACAGAAAAGATACATGAGATCAGATTGAAGCTTGCAAGTAAAGGGCTGCCAAGAGAAGAATCGGGTTATGAGTTGCTTGATAAGGTGGGTTTTGGTACGTCCGATTTTGTACAGCGAGTTAATTATCGCAGAGCCATTCAGGGGGAACTTGCAAAGACGATTAGGCATCTTGATTACGTAGAGTGGGCACAGGTGCATCTTGCTATGCCGGAAGCCTCTCTTTTTGTGGAAGATGAAAAACCTTCTACCGCTTCTGTCATTTTAAAGTTGAGAACGAAGAGTGGGGGTGTTTTAAAGCCGGAGCAGGTCTCCAGTATCACTCACCTTGTGAGTTCAAGTGTTGAGGGACTTAGGCCAGAAAATGTAACCATTACAGACACCAGAGGAAATTTGCTTTCTCAAAAAGAATCTTCTTCTTCAAATGCTGGTGCGAGTAACGATCAATTAGAGGTCAAGAAGAAAATTGAGGAATATTTCGTTGCCAAGGCTCAGGATTTGTTAGACCGAATTGTTGGAGTTGGCAAGTCAGTTGTGCGTGTCAGTGCGGATCTAGATTTTAAGCATATAGATGAAAAGCTTGTTGACTATGATCCTGAACGCCGAGTGCCAAAAGTTCAAACAGTAACTACGCGTGTGTCTGGTGGTGCGCCATTTTCTGGAGGCGGGATGCCAGGAATGCAGGCAAATCTTAATCTTTCTCAATCCGGAATTATACAATCGGTAGGGTCATCAGAAGAAGAAGAGACAGCGCAGACACAATATGAATTAAGCAAAACGGAACGAATCATCGCTGACCATGGCGCAAGTTTAAAAAGATTGTCTGTTGCCGTTCTGGTCGATGGTACCTATGAAGAGAATAAATCTGATGATGGGAAAATTGAAAAAACATACGTTTCCAGAAACAAAGAAGACATGACACGGATTGCATCACTGGTAAAGCAGGCGATTGGAATAGACGAATCTGGCAATCGAAATGATGGATTTGAGATACAGAATGTGCAATTTTATGAACCATCGTATGAGCAAGAAGAGGCCGCAATGAAAAAAGAACAACAAAAGGAATTTATGATAAAGATGGCTAAAAATGGGTCGCTTGCAATTACCGTATTGGCCTTCCTCATGTTTGTGATGCGAAATATGAAAAAATTGAGAAATGCGAAGAGGTCAGATACTCGTGATTATAATTTTCAAGCGCTCGCTAAAGGCACTAATACAGCGGAGCGTGAGAAGATGCATGGAGTAGCTAAAGAGATTGACAGTGAAGAATTGCAGGCAGAATTACGCTCGAAGATCCTTACCGATATAAGAAAAGATCCAAGCTCAACGGCCAACTCTTTAAAAAAATGGATCGTTGCAGACCTGGCAAGCGGAAATAAATAA
- the flgC gene encoding flagellar basal body rod protein FlgC translates to MGMENMFSVFDISSSGLSAERIRMNVIANNIANANATETLEGGPYRREQVEFSSVLNKTMRNNNIKGTERLGGVKVQRIVKSNEPFNRIYIPGHPKADAKGFVDMPNVSVMMEMVDLVTATRSYEANLAVINSTKDMSSRALSIIGK, encoded by the coding sequence ATGGGTATGGAGAACATGTTCTCAGTATTTGACATTAGTAGTTCCGGACTATCTGCTGAAAGAATCAGGATGAACGTAATTGCCAATAACATTGCAAATGCGAATGCTACAGAGACGCTGGAAGGTGGGCCATATCGGAGAGAACAAGTTGAGTTTTCTTCAGTCCTTAACAAAACAATGAGGAATAATAACATCAAAGGTACGGAGAGGCTTGGGGGTGTTAAAGTTCAAAGAATTGTCAAAAGTAATGAACCGTTTAACAGAATATATATTCCGGGACATCCGAAAGCTGATGCAAAGGGTTTTGTGGATATGCCGAATGTAAGTGTTATGATGGAGATGGTGGATCTTGTTACTGCAACAAGATCATATGAGGCAAACCTTGCGGTGATAAATTCTACAAAGGATATGAGCAGCCGAGCTTTATCAATTATTGGGAAATAG
- the fliE gene encoding flagellar hook-basal body complex protein FliE, translating to MDIMHIKGKEANPINKEIVNSVQEQEQGESFKKTLSSFLDEVNDLQLKANESIEDLATEKVKNVHEVMIAMAKAEVSFKFMMEARNKLVETYKEVMRMQI from the coding sequence ATGGATATTATGCATATAAAAGGCAAAGAAGCAAATCCAATAAACAAAGAGATTGTGAACTCCGTACAGGAACAAGAGCAAGGGGAGTCATTTAAAAAAACATTAAGTAGTTTCCTTGACGAGGTAAATGATCTTCAGTTAAAAGCGAATGAAAGTATTGAAGATCTCGCAACTGAAAAGGTTAAAAATGTTCATGAAGTTATGATTGCCATGGCAAAAGCAGAAGTCAGTTTTAAATTTATGATGGAGGCACGCAATAAACTTGTGGAAACCTACAAAGAAGTCATGCGTATGCAGATTTAA